The following proteins are co-located in the Paenibacillus sp. FSL H8-0079 genome:
- the cls gene encoding cardiolipin synthase, producing MHIESILLIVLLGLNIIFAAAVVFFERKDASASWAWLLVLNFIPVFGFVLYLLTGQNLTRYRLFQWKERKKLGLEERIESQLTQLHDNRTPFRNQATESSQDMIYMNLKQNGALLTEDNAVEIITDGTDKFQRLLDDIEAAQDHVHVQYYIYRGDRLGKRIRDALIRKAREGIKVRLLYDALGSRRVSKRFFKELREAGGLVEVFFPSKFSLINLRMNYRNHRKIVIIDGNLGYTGGFNVGDEYLGLNSKFGYWRDTHLRIQGNAVHALQTRFLLDWNEASKQHDTPYVPAHFPHIEGTGKIAMQIVSSGPDAETEHIKNSYLKMINGAKQSILIQTPYFIPDASVFEAIRLACLSGIDVRIMIPNKPDHAFVYWATLSYIGELLKVGAKVFIYDNGFIHAKTLIIDSLVASVGTANIDYRSFRLNFEVNAFMYDETIATALVQTFEHDLHVSREMTLDEYKNRSLIIRFKEAISRLLSPIL from the coding sequence GTGCATATCGAATCCATTTTACTTATTGTGCTCCTAGGCCTGAATATTATTTTTGCGGCAGCAGTCGTTTTTTTCGAACGGAAGGATGCTAGCGCTTCCTGGGCTTGGCTGCTCGTCTTGAACTTTATTCCAGTGTTTGGGTTTGTACTTTATCTTTTAACCGGTCAGAACCTGACCCGATACCGGCTTTTCCAGTGGAAAGAACGTAAGAAGCTCGGGCTAGAGGAACGTATTGAATCCCAGCTCACGCAGTTGCACGATAACCGCACCCCTTTCCGCAACCAAGCAACCGAGAGTAGCCAGGACATGATCTATATGAACCTGAAGCAGAACGGTGCTCTGTTAACAGAGGATAATGCGGTTGAGATCATTACGGACGGAACAGACAAGTTCCAACGGCTCTTGGACGACATCGAAGCGGCTCAGGATCACGTGCACGTACAATACTACATTTATAGAGGCGACCGTCTGGGCAAAAGAATTCGGGATGCACTCATCCGCAAAGCGCGGGAAGGCATCAAAGTTCGTTTACTGTATGACGCGCTCGGATCGCGGCGGGTATCGAAACGCTTTTTCAAAGAATTGCGCGAAGCAGGCGGTTTGGTTGAAGTCTTTTTCCCCTCCAAATTCAGTCTGATCAACTTACGTATGAACTACCGGAATCACCGGAAGATTGTCATCATCGATGGTAATCTTGGATACACGGGCGGGTTTAATGTTGGAGATGAGTATCTTGGCTTGAACTCGAAATTCGGTTACTGGCGCGACACCCATCTGCGTATTCAGGGGAATGCCGTTCATGCGCTGCAGACCCGTTTCCTCCTGGATTGGAATGAAGCTTCCAAGCAACACGACACACCTTACGTTCCGGCGCATTTCCCTCATATCGAGGGTACAGGAAAGATTGCCATGCAGATTGTCTCTAGTGGACCGGATGCAGAGACCGAGCATATCAAGAACAGTTACCTTAAGATGATTAACGGGGCCAAACAATCAATCCTGATTCAAACGCCTTATTTTATCCCGGATGCCAGTGTATTCGAAGCTATTCGTCTCGCGTGTCTGTCCGGCATTGATGTTCGCATTATGATTCCAAATAAGCCCGACCACGCCTTCGTATATTGGGCTACGCTATCTTATATTGGTGAGTTGTTGAAGGTTGGCGCCAAAGTATTTATATATGATAATGGCTTCATTCATGCCAAAACACTTATCATTGACAGTTTAGTTGCATCCGTAGGAACCGCCAATATCGACTACCGCAGTTTCCGGTTGAACTTTGAGGTTAATGCTTTTATGTATGATGAAACAATTGCGACAGCACTCGTACAAACCTTTGAGCACGACTTGCACGTATCTCGGGAGATGACGCTCGATGAATACAAAAATCGCAGTCTGATCATTCGCTTCAAAGAAGCGATTTCCCGTCTGCTGTCTCCGATTTTGTAG
- a CDS encoding YitT family protein yields MQQRSQLHNNRKKRITSLIPLNGPWRNVVDTISIILGSFLIAVAFNLFLLPNQIASGGVSGLSILGKEWLNWEPAYTQWAINIPLLIAGFLLIGKQYGIRSVLGSIVLPLLVYLTKDWAIPTTNPLLGSLYGGIGVGLGIGIVYRGRGSTGGMSILARIVQKYSGLSYSLCVVIMDATVIIMAAFVLSLEQSLYALIGLYVTGKVIDAVEMGLGFSKVAYIISNQTEAISKVILDDLDRGLTKLEAKGGYTDDQRTVLMVVVGQNEVPRLKALIRSVDPGAFVIISNAHEVLGEGFKRGEHV; encoded by the coding sequence ATGCAACAACGATCACAACTTCACAATAATCGCAAAAAGAGGATAACTAGCCTCATTCCACTCAATGGTCCATGGAGAAACGTCGTGGATACGATATCTATCATTTTAGGTTCGTTTTTAATTGCAGTCGCCTTCAATTTATTTTTATTACCGAATCAGATCGCTTCGGGTGGAGTATCCGGGTTATCAATTCTGGGTAAGGAATGGCTTAATTGGGAGCCGGCATATACCCAATGGGCGATTAACATCCCACTTCTGATCGCGGGTTTTCTGCTTATTGGTAAGCAGTATGGTATTCGTTCAGTCTTGGGCAGTATTGTCCTGCCGCTCTTAGTCTATCTCACAAAGGATTGGGCCATCCCAACAACGAATCCACTCCTTGGTTCACTTTATGGTGGAATAGGCGTTGGTCTCGGGATCGGAATTGTATACCGGGGTAGAGGATCAACAGGTGGCATGAGCATTCTCGCCAGAATCGTTCAGAAGTACAGTGGACTGAGTTACTCTCTATGTGTCGTCATTATGGATGCTACCGTTATTATTATGGCTGCTTTTGTATTGTCATTGGAGCAGTCCCTCTATGCGCTGATTGGGTTGTATGTTACCGGTAAAGTGATCGATGCCGTTGAGATGGGGCTGGGCTTCTCCAAGGTGGCATATATTATCTCTAACCAGACGGAAGCGATTAGCAAAGTGATTCTGGATGACCTGGATCGTGGATTAACGAAGCTGGAGGCCAAAGGTGGTTACACCGATGATCAACGAACAGTACTGATGGTCGTGGTTGGGCAAAATGAGGTGCCAAGACTCAAAGCGTTGATCCGGTCTGTGGACCCGGGAGCTTTTGTCATTATCAGTAACGCGCATGAAGTGCTCGGCGAAGGCTTTAAGCGGGGAGAACATGTGTGA
- the prfB gene encoding peptide chain release factor 2 (programmed frameshift), with product MIDPNVKHDLREIGKKLTNLRGSLDLDLKQEMIGNFEVKMSAPDFWDDSDKAQSVIAELNAVKGSVDQYTRLQQDYDDAVMMIELADEEGDEDLAAEIGNSITAIVNKVAEFELQLLLNQPYDKMNAILELHPGAGGTESQDWGQMLLRMYTRWSEKRGFKVEVLDYLPGDEAGIKSVTLSIKGHNAYGYLKAEKGVHRLVRISPFDSSGRRHTSFVSCDVVPEIDDTIELDIRTEDLKIDTYRASGAGGQHINTTDSAVRITHLPTGVVVTCQNERSQIKNRERAMTMLRSKLYERKIEEQKQQLDEIRGDQSDISWGSQIRSYVFHPYSMVKDHRTSVETGNTGAVMDGDLDAFIDGYLRSQIKVETD from the exons ATGATCGATCCAAACGTGAAGCATGACCTGCGTGAAATAGGCAAGAAACTAACAAACCTTAGGGGGTCTCTT GACTTAGATCTGAAGCAAGAGATGATCGGCAACTTTGAAGTGAAGATGTCTGCCCCGGATTTCTGGGACGATAGTGACAAGGCGCAATCCGTAATCGCTGAGCTAAATGCGGTGAAGGGATCTGTGGATCAATACACCAGACTTCAGCAGGACTATGATGATGCGGTGATGATGATAGAGCTGGCGGACGAAGAAGGCGATGAAGACCTCGCAGCTGAGATTGGTAACAGTATTACAGCGATCGTGAACAAGGTCGCAGAGTTCGAACTTCAGCTTCTCCTGAATCAGCCGTACGACAAGATGAATGCGATTCTGGAGCTTCACCCGGGTGCGGGTGGTACGGAGTCTCAGGACTGGGGACAGATGCTGCTCCGGATGTACACACGCTGGTCCGAGAAGCGTGGCTTCAAGGTTGAGGTACTGGATTATCTACCAGGTGATGAGGCGGGGATCAAGAGTGTTACGTTGTCGATCAAAGGACATAACGCTTATGGTTATCTGAAAGCCGAGAAGGGTGTACACCGACTGGTGCGGATCTCTCCTTTTGACTCATCGGGCCGTAGACATACGTCCTTCGTGTCCTGTGATGTGGTACCGGAGATTGATGATACGATTGAATTGGACATCCGCACAGAGGATCTCAAGATCGATACGTACCGGGCGAGTGGCGCAGGTGGACAACATATCAATACCACCGACTCTGCTGTACGGATCACTCACTTACCAACAGGTGTAGTTGTAACGTGTCAGAATGAACGTTCACAGATTAAGAACCGTGAGCGAGCGATGACGATGCTCCGTTCGAAATTGTATGAGCGTAAAATTGAAGAGCAAAAACAACAGCTGGACGAAATCCGAGGAGATCAATCGGATATTTCATGGGGTAGCCAGATTCGCTCCTATGTGTTCCATCCCTATAGTATGGTAAAGGATCACCGTACAAGCGTAGAGACTGGAAATACAGGAGCAGTAATGGACGGCGACCTCGATGCATTCATCGATGGTTATTTGCGTAGCCAGATTAAAGTAGAAACCGATTAA
- the secA gene encoding preprotein translocase subunit SecA, whose product MLGLVKKIFGDMNERDVKRLMKTVDVINKLEPQLQALSDEQLKGKTDEYRARIEKGETTDELLPEAFATVREASRRVLGKRHYDVQMLGGIALHEGRISEMKTGEGKTLVGTLPVYLNALMSKGVHVVTVNDYLAQRDSQEMGQIYEFMGMTVGVNLSGMDHALKQHAYACDITYGTNNEFGFDYLRDNMVLYKEQMVQRPLFFCIIDEVDSILVDEARTPLIISGQAQKSTDMYYAADRFVKRLVPEEDFTVDIKVKSVALTEAGVAKAEKAFGIENLYDHANVTLNHHIVQGLKANVIMRRDVDYVVSDEEVMIVDEFTGRLMSGRRYSDGLHQAIEAKEGIEVQNESMTLATITFQNYFRMYRKLAGMTGTAKTEEEEFKKIYGLEVLQIPTNRPNKRDDMADVVYKSIDGKFKAVVEEIVARHSKNQPILVGTVSIENSERLSDMLKRRGVKHQVLNAKYHAEEAEIITGAGQAGAVTIATNMAGRGTDIILGEGVAEVGGLHIIGTERHESRRIDNQLRGRAGRQGDPGSTQFYLSLGDELMRRFGADNVLNMMERLGFEEDQPIESRMITRAVESAQKRVEGNNFDVRKVVLQYDDVMNQQREIIYKQRREVLESENIKQIVMDMIKPSIERIVEAHCSDDIPENWELQEVADYMNSKLLDDGSITKDDLWGKEAEEIIEFLFTKVQNKYNAREERIGEEMVREFEKVVVLRAVDSKWMDHIDAMDQLRQGIHLRAYGGTDPLREYQFEGFEMFHQMIASIQEEVATYVMRAQIESNQERQAVVEESQISTSGEPAEKRPVKVSDQIGRNDPCPCGSGKKFKHCHGQE is encoded by the coding sequence ATGCTAGGACTTGTCAAAAAGATCTTCGGCGACATGAACGAACGTGATGTTAAACGTCTGATGAAGACGGTCGATGTGATCAATAAACTGGAACCACAACTTCAGGCGTTGTCTGATGAACAACTGAAAGGCAAAACGGACGAATATCGTGCTCGTATTGAAAAGGGAGAAACGACAGATGAACTTCTTCCAGAGGCATTTGCAACCGTACGTGAGGCTTCACGCCGTGTACTGGGCAAACGTCACTACGATGTACAGATGCTGGGCGGTATCGCTCTGCATGAAGGCCGTATTTCCGAGATGAAAACGGGTGAAGGTAAAACGCTGGTAGGAACACTTCCGGTATATCTGAACGCGTTGATGTCCAAAGGTGTACACGTGGTCACGGTCAATGACTATTTGGCACAGCGGGATAGCCAGGAAATGGGACAAATCTATGAATTCATGGGCATGACGGTAGGGGTTAACCTGAGCGGTATGGACCATGCTTTGAAACAACATGCATATGCATGTGATATTACGTACGGAACGAACAACGAGTTTGGTTTTGACTATCTGCGTGACAATATGGTTCTTTACAAAGAGCAAATGGTACAACGTCCATTGTTCTTCTGTATCATTGATGAAGTGGACTCCATCCTGGTTGATGAGGCGCGTACGCCACTCATTATCTCTGGACAAGCTCAGAAGTCGACGGACATGTACTACGCAGCAGATCGTTTTGTGAAACGTCTGGTTCCAGAAGAAGACTTTACAGTAGACATTAAGGTGAAATCCGTAGCGTTGACTGAGGCGGGCGTGGCAAAAGCAGAGAAAGCATTTGGTATCGAGAACTTGTATGATCATGCCAACGTTACACTTAACCATCACATCGTACAGGGTTTGAAAGCCAACGTAATTATGCGTCGTGACGTAGATTATGTTGTCAGTGATGAGGAAGTCATGATCGTCGATGAATTCACAGGTCGTCTGATGTCTGGACGTCGTTACAGTGATGGATTGCACCAAGCAATTGAAGCCAAAGAAGGCATCGAAGTTCAAAACGAGAGTATGACGCTTGCAACGATTACATTCCAGAACTATTTCCGGATGTACCGTAAACTTGCGGGTATGACGGGTACAGCGAAAACCGAGGAAGAAGAGTTTAAAAAAATCTACGGTCTCGAAGTACTGCAAATTCCAACCAACCGTCCGAACAAACGCGATGACATGGCAGATGTCGTGTATAAGAGCATCGATGGCAAGTTCAAAGCGGTTGTAGAAGAGATCGTGGCACGCCACAGTAAGAATCAACCGATTCTGGTAGGTACAGTGTCCATTGAGAACTCTGAACGCCTGTCTGACATGCTTAAGCGCCGTGGTGTCAAACACCAGGTACTGAACGCCAAGTACCATGCGGAAGAAGCAGAGATCATCACAGGAGCTGGACAAGCGGGTGCAGTAACGATTGCAACCAACATGGCTGGACGGGGTACGGATATTATCTTGGGTGAAGGTGTTGCTGAAGTAGGCGGCCTTCATATCATCGGTACTGAGCGTCACGAATCACGCCGGATTGATAATCAGCTGCGTGGTCGTGCAGGACGTCAAGGTGACCCGGGTTCAACACAATTCTACCTGTCACTGGGTGATGAATTGATGAGACGTTTCGGTGCAGACAATGTACTGAACATGATGGAGCGTCTTGGTTTTGAAGAAGACCAACCGATCGAGAGCCGGATGATTACCCGTGCAGTAGAATCGGCGCAGAAGCGTGTTGAAGGTAACAACTTTGACGTGCGTAAAGTCGTTCTCCAATATGATGATGTAATGAACCAACAACGTGAAATTATATATAAACAGCGCCGCGAGGTACTGGAGTCCGAAAATATCAAACAAATCGTTATGGATATGATCAAGCCATCCATTGAACGTATCGTTGAAGCACATTGTAGTGACGATATCCCGGAAAACTGGGAGCTGCAGGAAGTTGCTGATTACATGAACAGTAAATTGCTGGACGATGGTTCCATAACTAAAGATGATCTGTGGGGTAAGGAAGCAGAAGAGATCATCGAGTTCCTATTCACGAAAGTTCAGAACAAGTACAATGCACGTGAAGAGCGAATTGGCGAAGAGATGGTTCGTGAGTTCGAGAAAGTGGTTGTGCTCCGTGCAGTAGACAGCAAGTGGATGGATCATATCGATGCAATGGATCAATTGCGTCAAGGTATCCACCTTCGCGCCTACGGCGGTACAGATCCACTGCGTGAGTACCAGTTCGAAGGCTTCGAGATGTTCCATCAGATGATCGCTTCGATTCAAGAAGAAGTAGCGACTTACGTGATGAGAGCGCAGATCGAGAGCAATCAGGAGCGTCAAGCGGTTGTTGAGGAAAGTCAGATCTCGACAAGCGGTGAACCTGCTGAGAAACGTCCAGTGAAGGTTTCTGACCAAATCGGACGTAACGATCCATGCCCATGCGGTAGTGGCAAGAAGTTCAAACACTGCCACGGTCAAGAGTAG
- the raiA gene encoding ribosome-associated translation inhibitor RaiA, with protein MNLSIRGQQIEVTDALKDYVDKKLSRLEKYFDAPLNSDGAVTLSTTRGLHTVEVTIPLKGIVLRAEDESDDMYASIDSVVDKLERQIRKHKTKINRKFRQEGSLKTLFVEDPTGTVATAELDADTDDDDLEVVRTKRFMLKPMDVEEAILQMNMVGHNFFVFSNIDSEEVSVVYKRNDGKYGLIEQG; from the coding sequence ATGAATTTAAGTATTCGAGGTCAACAAATCGAGGTTACTGATGCTTTGAAGGATTATGTCGACAAAAAGTTGAGTAGACTCGAGAAGTATTTCGATGCACCCCTTAACTCTGACGGTGCTGTCACATTGAGCACGACGAGAGGTTTGCATACGGTAGAGGTGACTATCCCTTTGAAAGGCATTGTGCTCCGCGCTGAGGATGAGAGCGACGATATGTACGCATCCATTGACTCTGTGGTGGACAAGCTGGAACGTCAGATCCGCAAACACAAAACAAAAATTAACCGTAAGTTCCGCCAGGAAGGTAGCCTGAAAACACTCTTCGTTGAAGATCCAACAGGTACTGTAGCTACAGCTGAACTGGATGCGGACACGGATGACGATGATCTGGAAGTCGTACGGACGAAACGCTTTATGTTGAAACCAATGGACGTGGAAGAGGCAATCCTCCAAATGAACATGGTTGGTCACAATTTCTTCGTATTCTCCAACATTGACAGTGAAGAAGTAAGTGTTGTTTACAAACGGAACGATGGTAAATACGGATTGATCGAACAAGGTTAA
- a CDS encoding cold shock domain-containing protein: protein MQGKVKWFNAEKGYGFIETEDGGDVFVHFSAIQTEGFKTLEEGQSVEFDIVEGARGPQAANVIKL, encoded by the coding sequence ATGCAAGGTAAAGTAAAATGGTTCAACGCAGAAAAAGGTTACGGTTTCATTGAAACTGAAGACGGCGGCGACGTATTCGTACATTTCTCCGCAATTCAAACCGAAGGATTCAAAACTTTGGAAGAAGGTCAATCTGTAGAATTCGACATCGTCGAAGGCGCACGTGGACCGCAAGCAGCTAACGTAATCAAATTATAA
- a CDS encoding flagellar protein FliT has product MPMDRSECISQLESTTNYILINLYDLSYEQLESFTEVRQEIVDQLIEHFSQEQANEHEKDIINSLLEKDQEILARMNTLRLEAQDWLHKRGQAKVQRNAYEAGYTPDSFLMDRKK; this is encoded by the coding sequence ATGCCAATGGATAGATCAGAATGTATTAGTCAACTGGAGAGTACGACTAATTACATTTTGATTAATCTATATGATTTGAGTTACGAGCAGCTGGAATCCTTCACAGAAGTACGACAAGAGATTGTGGATCAATTGATTGAACACTTTTCTCAAGAACAGGCTAATGAACATGAGAAAGACATCATTAATAGCCTACTGGAAAAAGATCAGGAGATTCTTGCTCGAATGAACACGCTTCGACTGGAAGCACAGGACTGGTTGCATAAGCGAGGACAGGCGAAAGTACAAAGAAACGCGTATGAGGCAGGATATACACCAGATAGTTTTTTGATGGACAGAAAAAAATGA
- the fliS gene encoding flagellar export chaperone FliS, with product MITSPYDKYRQSSVQTSNPAQLVIMLYDGAIRFTKTAIAAMQQQDIEKVNFNLGKAQTIISELMSTLNQDYDISKNLYSLYEYTNYLLVEANIHRDETKAEEAVGYLSELRETWIQASKIAISQEGQPVNANG from the coding sequence TTGATCACTTCTCCATATGATAAATATCGTCAATCCTCTGTCCAAACCTCTAATCCGGCGCAGTTAGTCATCATGTTATATGATGGAGCTATTCGTTTTACGAAGACAGCCATTGCTGCTATGCAACAACAGGATATTGAAAAGGTTAATTTTAACTTGGGTAAAGCCCAGACTATCATTAGTGAATTAATGAGTACATTGAATCAGGATTATGATATTTCGAAAAATTTATATTCTCTGTATGAGTACACGAATTACTTGCTTGTTGAAGCCAACATTCATCGGGATGAAACGAAGGCTGAAGAAGCTGTAGGTTATCTGTCTGAACTCCGTGAGACCTGGATTCAAGCTTCCAAGATTGCGATCAGCCAAGAAGGTCAACCTGTGAATGCCAATGGATAG
- the fliD gene encoding flagellar filament capping protein FliD, translating to MVTRVNGFSGMNIESMVKSMMATKTLRLDRLNQDKQILQWQRESYREASSKLYDFRSNKLTDKYGASSALNANKSMVSGNTTALRAEASATATMAEMKVSIEKLAVAETRETSGLGPGVSRNTTLATLDGVDLSSLSATERAEYDAKKFDITINGVSFKDKFKGTTSIASLISVINADAKADVIASYDEATGKLSFASKSGGTDGKVDVKTPSDSNSILALFSKKTSVETKGAGATVTADKTLADLKTLLDGKAPEPGAAAKTYSFSINGEKFEFKETTSIQSILNEINGNEKAGVTAGFDEKGKLSFKTKAGIEEIKLGGKSYEFLALFKGAEPAIESDTPLTLVKEGINAEVHVNGQKMDNIRTNTFTINGVQLTLQEETGVNNPVIIKNQTDPDKALETIKGFIDDYNKLIQSLNSTIRETRYNDFRPLTDENKKEMKESEILAWTEKSKSGMLKNNDIIKSVLSDMRSVITGALGPLSAMGITTGSYSENGKLIIKDEAKLKSMISTNPQAVIDVFQGPVSSPNDGLFDKLADKASTAIQRISDRSGTNRFTTDITSTFSAENPMGRKLDEYNKRIATMQRNLTTTENRYYKQFAAMEKAMTQLQSQSSSLLSQFGN from the coding sequence ATGGTTACACGGGTTAACGGCTTTTCAGGTATGAATATTGAAAGTATGGTCAAGAGCATGATGGCTACCAAAACTCTGCGACTGGACAGATTGAATCAGGATAAACAGATTTTGCAATGGCAACGTGAGAGCTATCGTGAAGCAAGCAGTAAATTATATGATTTTCGTTCCAATAAATTAACCGATAAATATGGTGCTTCGTCGGCGCTTAATGCTAATAAATCAATGGTTTCGGGTAATACAACTGCGTTGAGAGCTGAAGCGTCTGCAACTGCAACGATGGCTGAGATGAAAGTCAGTATCGAAAAATTGGCAGTAGCTGAGACGCGTGAAACCTCAGGTCTAGGCCCTGGGGTTAGTCGTAATACTACCTTAGCTACTCTGGATGGCGTAGATCTTTCTAGCTTGAGTGCTACGGAGAGGGCGGAGTACGATGCGAAGAAATTCGATATAACGATTAATGGTGTGAGTTTCAAAGATAAATTCAAAGGTACTACTTCAATTGCATCCTTGATTTCGGTCATCAACGCTGATGCAAAAGCTGATGTCATTGCAAGTTATGATGAAGCTACGGGTAAACTCTCATTTGCTTCAAAATCAGGTGGAACCGATGGGAAAGTAGATGTTAAAACTCCGTCAGATAGTAACTCAATCCTTGCTTTGTTCTCCAAAAAAACAAGTGTAGAAACAAAAGGAGCAGGAGCAACGGTTACAGCAGACAAGACGCTTGCTGACTTGAAAACGTTACTTGATGGCAAGGCACCAGAACCAGGAGCAGCTGCGAAGACGTATAGTTTTAGTATCAATGGTGAGAAGTTCGAATTCAAAGAAACAACATCCATTCAGAGCATATTAAATGAAATTAACGGTAATGAAAAAGCGGGAGTAACCGCTGGCTTTGATGAAAAAGGAAAACTTAGTTTTAAAACTAAAGCTGGAATTGAAGAAATTAAGCTTGGTGGTAAGTCTTATGAATTCCTGGCTTTATTTAAGGGAGCAGAACCTGCCATAGAAAGTGATACGCCTTTGACGTTAGTAAAGGAAGGCATAAATGCTGAAGTGCATGTAAATGGCCAAAAGATGGATAACATTAGAACCAATACCTTTACCATTAATGGTGTGCAATTGACACTGCAAGAGGAGACTGGGGTTAATAACCCAGTTATCATTAAAAACCAAACAGATCCCGACAAGGCACTTGAGACGATCAAAGGTTTCATTGATGATTACAACAAGCTTATCCAATCTTTAAACTCAACCATTAGAGAAACCAGATATAATGATTTTAGACCACTCACAGACGAAAATAAAAAAGAAATGAAAGAATCTGAGATTCTGGCATGGACTGAAAAATCTAAGAGTGGAATGCTGAAAAACAATGATATTATCAAGTCAGTACTGTCAGATATGCGTAGTGTGATCACTGGAGCATTGGGGCCTCTCAGTGCGATGGGGATTACTACCGGATCATACTCAGAGAACGGAAAACTAATTATAAAAGATGAGGCAAAGCTCAAAAGTATGATTAGTACCAATCCACAGGCAGTGATTGATGTATTCCAAGGACCAGTTTCTTCGCCAAATGATGGGTTATTCGATAAATTGGCAGACAAGGCTTCTACTGCAATTCAACGGATATCTGATCGTTCAGGTACTAACCGTTTTACAACAGATATTACTAGCACGTTTAGCGCGGAAAATCCGATGGGCAGAAAACTGGATGAATATAATAAGAGAATTGCTACGATGCAACGTAACCTTACTACTACGGAGAATCGGTATTATAAACAGTTCGCTGCCATGGAAAAAGCAATGACACAGTTGCAGTCACAGTCGTCCAGTCTTCTATCTCAATTTGGTAATTAA
- a CDS encoding flagellar protein FlaG gives MNVQFSLSANTSSSVSQQGEPSSVSEMQRGDLNSSMNKGLSLSQLERQGTSLSIGEEHLIRTIENAVKSLQGPQTTLDISIHEKTHEIMVKVLNRDTGELIREIPPEKTLDLVAKMMELAGILVDEKI, from the coding sequence ATGAATGTACAGTTCTCATTATCCGCTAATACGTCATCATCAGTCAGTCAACAAGGGGAACCATCTTCAGTATCTGAAATGCAGCGAGGGGACCTGAACTCAAGTATGAATAAGGGCTTGAGTTTGAGCCAGTTGGAGAGGCAAGGAACTTCCTTATCCATCGGTGAAGAACACTTGATTAGAACGATTGAAAATGCTGTGAAATCCCTGCAAGGTCCACAAACGACACTGGATATTAGTATTCATGAGAAAACACATGAAATTATGGTCAAAGTACTTAATAGAGATACAGGGGAATTGATCCGCGAGATTCCTCCTGAGAAAACATTGGATTTGGTTGCTAAAATGATGGAACTTGCCGGAATTTTAGTTGACGAGAAGATATAA